From the Bacillus sp. FJAT-22090 genome, the window TTACACGAGAAGATGCTCGGTCTAAAACTAAACCAAGATAGTACTCTTTTTGGATATCAGAACCTTCTTCGATATAAAGGCGTTTTACTTCTTTACCTTCTGGACCTGTTTGGTGTGTTACTAATACTTTCCCTAACAGTTCCTTCGCATATGCACGAACATCGTCCAAGTTTTTTGCGATTTTTACTCCGCCTGCTTTACCGCGTCCACCAGCGTGGATTTGGGCTTTTACAACGACAACTTCAGAACCTAGTTCTTTTGCAGCTTTAACAGCTTCTTCCGGAGAAAATGCTACTTTCCCATTAGGAACTGCTACACCGTATTGTCTGAGGAGTTCTTTCCCTTGATATTCATGGATATTCATCTTACGTCCTCCAATCAAACTTATGTCAAGTAATTTACTACCTTTATCATTGTAATAAACCTGTCACTTCTTGTCTACAAAAGTAAGTTTTTTCTCTAAAACATAGAATATTCAAATATTTTTAGATTAATTCATTTTTCCTTTCTCTTGATCAATTCGATAAATAAATGCAAATACTTCCGCTACCGCTTGATATAGCTCGTCTGGTATTGACTGATTTATATCTAATTGACCGAGAAGTTCTACTAAACTACGATCCTCTTGTATTGGAACATTATGTTCTTTTGCCTTCATTAAAATATTATCTGCTATTTTTCCCTTTCCTTTTGCAAGAATAGTAGGGGCATCAATGATACCCGGTTTATATCCTAATGCGACTGCTTCTTTACGAAAATGTTTTTCCTCTGTCATATACGAATATCTACTCCTTGTGACTCTTTTCCCAGTAATTTCTTCGGTGACGTAAGTTTATTTTCTTCAAACGTTTTGACAAATACACCGGAGAGTTGGTATCCCACTGACAATAAGCCTTCCTTAAGGGTGTCATAAAATACGTTGGCAATTGGTTTTAAGCTGGTATCGTTATTGTATAAAGAGATGGTTACTACACGATTTTGAACCTGCATATCTACAACTGTCTCTTCTAAAGAATCTAAATGTAAATAAAACATGATACGAGCATAATCAGAATCTATTTTGCCATCCTCTTTCATACGACCATTCCATTCAAGGGTCGCATCCATTTTCTTCCCTAAAAATTCTAATGGAACCTGCATTAATAACTGGTGCTGTGGCCCGTTTTCATTCGACAATATTTGCAGACCATTCATTCGATTCAAAAGTAGTTCTGCTTGTTCTTTTAGTGGCGCAGAAATAACCTGATTATGAAGAAGGTCTATCAATTGAGGTTTCAATTGGCTTGCAAGCTGTCTAACCTCCTCGCTACCTCCCCCGAGTTTTGCTTCATAACTAAAACCAAGTGACTTTAAAGCTTCTTTCATAGCGTGCTCAAATGCTTTTCCATCCAACTGTTGAAGCACATTTTGTTCAGCTTGCTGAAGTGCTGTAGAAAATATCGGTTGCTGACTGTTCTTATTGTTGGACAGTACTTGCTGAAGGGTTTGAGAAACCATTTCCTTATTTGTACCTTTTCCAAGTAATGATAGTAAGTGTTCTTTTGCAGTTAATCCATGTTGATCTTTCAAAAAAACAGCTTCCTGACTTTGCTTTGCAAATACTTCCAAAAGCGTCTTGTTTAGCGTTAATATTTGTTCGGCCTGAGAATTATTATTTAACAAAATCCCTAATTGCACCTTTTGTTCAGATGTTAACAAAGGTTGTGCGCTAACCCAATTTCGAATCTGGTCCATTACGATACTTTTTTCACTTACCGGAGCTTTTAATAAGTTTGCTATAATGTCAGCTGCTGAATTAGGCATCGTAGAAAGAGTTGAAGCTGGCAAAAGATTATTTAAAGTAACATTTGGAGGTAAGACACCCGCTTCTTTTAAACTCTGTAGTATCGGCAACTTTGTAGCCAAGTTTGCTACCGGACTTTGTAACACTTCTATTTGTTTTCCTAGCAATACACCTGCTACAGGTTCTCCAAACGGCTCCGCTAACTTTTGCAAACTTTGAAGTAGAGTGTTCTTATCATTTTTTGATAGTGTCAAATCCTGTTGTAACGTTAGTTTAAATTCTTGAATCAGTGATTGGAGGCCACTAGTAGATTTACCACTTAAAACAGCATCAAACATTTGTTGTGACAAAGGTATTTTTAGGTCCAACATTTTTTGAATTGTTTCCATTGCTTGCTTTATTGATACATTCGGAGGTAATTGTTTTAATAGCTGTTCTGCTTGAACTAATATTTCTTTTGAGATTGGCAATTGTTCTTTTAAAAAGAACTGAATTACTGCCTGCATTTCTGTTGTTTTTGTTAAATTCATCGCTTGCAAAAGTTGTTGCGCTTGTTGAGCTAATGTGTTCCCGTTTGTGAGGGGTCCTGTTACGACTTTCAGTTGCAACTCCGGTTCCGTTTTAGTTACTTGAAAAAAATGTGCATCCCCTGCTTTTAGCGGAGTTTCCAGCTTAGCTATTACTTTTTGATTGCCTATTTGCAATTCTGCAGTCTGATTTGGATATAATTTTTTAATAGTTCCATGGACTACTTGTCCTTCTTTTATCGAAGTTTGCATATTAGGTGAAAGGATCTTCGTTTGTTGTGCTTGAATGGAAGAAAAAGATGTTGATGACATGTTTTCACCTCATTTAAGTAATATAGATTTTATCGGCTCGAATGTTTTTCTATGGTGAATAGTAGGACCATATTTATATATCATTTCAACGTGTTGCTTTGTCCCATACCCCGCGTGTTTATTGAATAAATATTGAGGATATTCCTCGTGCAACTGATCCATATAATTATCTCTCGCAGTTTTAGCTAGTATAGAAGCCGCTGCAATCGCTAGACTCTTAGCATCGCCTTTTATAATGGAATGTGTTTCCATGTCTATTGGTAGTTTCATAGCATCTACTAAAACTATTGAAGGACTTTCCTTCAAGCTTAAAACAGACTTTGTCATGGATTGTTTCGTCGCTTCATAAATATTAAGTTCATCTATTTTTTCTACTGATTGAAAGTGAATAAAATAACTTAGCGCATTATTTTTTATTTTTGTTGCAAGTTCATTCCGTTTCTTTTTCGTTAGTTGCTTGGAGTCATTTAAACCAATTAGATTATCTGTGTTCTCATTTAAAACTACAGCTGCTGTTACAACTGGTCCAGCTAATGGACCGCGCCCTGCTTCATCTACTCCAGCAACCAAATCCGTGTGGCACTTTCTAAAACTAGCATCGAAATAACATTTATCGTTGTGGGCACGAATTTCCATCTGTAAAAGCTGTTGTCTATTCTTCCAAGTATTTAATAGCTTCATGGCACCAATTCTACTATCGTCTTCTAGTTGGCTCATCCATGGTTCCCATGAAGTTGCATTTTCTAATTTTTCTTTTATATCCTTCAAACTTAACATTTCATTCACATCAACTTTCTTGTACTTAATCTATGTATCGGCCAATATATGAAAAGCGTAAGTGTCTATTTAGTGCAGTACAGTTTATACAGCGCCTCACGTTGGCACCTTGCTTTCGTATAAGTACGCAGGTTTTACACATTTGACCTAGCTTGCAACTTAAAAAATCGAGAAAACCCTTCTCACCAAGTGGCAAAAAGGGTAAATTATTTATGTCTTATTCGGTTACAAAATCAAATGTTAGTCGACCAAGATGAAGGTTTCGAATATCCCTTACAATCAGCTCTGCAACTTGATCATAATCAATTTCACCGCCACCGGCAAAACATCTTCTTAACTTACCAATATGATCGAATGTATCCACTAAATCTTCGCTAACTGTTGTCAATTGATATCTTTCTTCCATCCTCTTTGGATAATGCTCTTGTAAAAAACGAAGACCATACACCGCTAAATCTTCCATATTGATAACAGCATCTTTAATAGCTCCCGTTAATGCAAGTTTATAGCCGACTTGTTGATCTTCAAACTTAGGCCAAAGAATACCAGGAGTATCCAATAATTCTATTTCCTTTTCGACCTTTATCCATTGCTGTCTTTTAGTAACACCTGGTGTATTACCTGTTTTCGCTATATTCTTTTTTGCGAAACGATTAATTAGTGTAGATTTCCCGACGTTTGGAATTCCTACAATCATTGCACGAATAGCACGAGGTTTGATACCTCTTTCTTTCATACGATCCCATTTAGGCTTTAAAAGCTCTTTAGCGGCTTTAAAAACAGATTGTAGACCTTTTCCTTCTAAAGAGTTTATCGCCACTGTAGGGAGCCCTATTGAGTCAAAATAAGCTATCCATTTTCTCGTTTGTGCTTCGTCTGCCATATCCATCTTGTTCAAAATAAGTAATCTTGTTTTCTGGTGCACTACTTCGTCCAGCATCGGATTTCTGGAAGACAAAGGCAAGCGTGCATCCACTAATTCAAAAACAATATCTACGAGCTTTAAATTTTCAGTTACTTCTCTTCTCGCTTTGGCCATATGACCTGGAAACCACTGTATTGTCATTTTATATCTCCTCCTTAAAGGATGAGAAAGTTACTTTTCCTTAACTATCTAACCTCAGGCATCTTACTAAATTTTTATTTTACAAAACCAACTTCATCAAATGGCCAAAAAACGATATTTGTGTTTCCAATCACTTCATCGATGGCAACTAGTCCAATATGTCGACTATCTTTACTATATCTACGATTATCACCCATAACGAATATAAAGCCTTCAGGTATCTTATCTACTTGGGCAATATCTTCTAATGTGAAATCATCGGTTAAAGATCCTTCAGTAATTTCATTTTTGTATTGTTCTAAGTATGGCTCTTCAACTTCTTTTCCATTTATAAATAGTTGATCATTTTTATATTCCACATGATCTCCAGGAAGACCAATTACTCGTTTGATGTAATTCTTTTGCTCTGGTGCATGGAATACTACTATATCAAAACGATCTGGTTCACCAACCATATAACCGATTTTATTGACAACCATTCGGTCCCCATTTTTTAAAGTCGGCATCATTGACTCTCCGTCTACTACAATTGGTGTAAATAAAAAGAAGCGAATTATTGCAGCAATCCCAAAAGCGATTAACAATGCTTTGGACCATTCCCACATTTCGTTCTTTTCTTTCTTAGCTCGTTCCATCGACTTGCCCCCTTTATATACTTCCTTTATTGTACAGGGAAATTCTCATTCAAGCAAAAAGAAATGATATGATTTCTAATTATCTTTCAACTAAATCTAACTTAACTTTCCGGAACGAAGAATGCGAGCCCTTATCAATCTTTATATTTCAACTAGCTTGAAAACGCTTTTCAGTCGAGGCGACCTAAACTGCGACATCCTTGTCGCAACGGTCGCATGACCTACATCGTGTAGGCCCGCACGCCGCGCAAGGCGGAAGCGAATAGAACTTTAAGTTCATGAGCTTACACGAAGCTTAATTAATTTGAAAGATTATTATTCCAAAGTCTTTTTAAACTGAATGAAAGCGCTTGGCATTCGAGGAGCGCCAGTACGAGGCGGAAGCGAATAGAACTTTAGTTCATGAGCTTACAACGAAGTGCAAGTAACGAAGAATGCGAGCGCTTCTCAACAGTTTAAAAAGAAAAAATGTTGTAGCGAAAGGTGAAATCACCCTCACTACAACATTTGATTTTTTACTATTAGCGACGTTCTTTAATACGAGCTGCTTTACCACGTAGATCGCGTAAGTAGTACAATTTAGCACGACGAACTTTACCACGACGAACAACTTCTAAGTTTGCAATTTTTGGTGTGTGTACAGGGAATGTACGCTCAACGCCAACACCTGAAGAAATTTTACGAACTGTAAAAGTTTCGCTAATTCCACCACCACGACGTTTAATTACAACACCTTCGTACATTTGGATACGTTCGCGAGTACCCTCAACAACCTTAACGTGTACACGTACTGTGTCACCAGGGCGGAAATCAGGAAGATCCGTACGTAATTGTTCTTTAGTGATTTCTGAAATAATGTTTTGCATCATTTTTCTCTCCTTATATAGAATGCTCTTACACCCATTATCTGTTGCAGCGGAACACCCAAAATCCATACTCCACATAGAAGTACATAGTAGAATATACCACAAACATTTAATAGATGCAATGCATAATTGAAAGATTATTGTTTCTTATATTTATTAATAAATTCTTGATCCTTTTTGCTTAAATTAATCGATTCCAGTAACTCCGGTCTTCTTTCAAGCGTTCGTTTTAAAGATTGTTCTCTTCTCCATTTTTCAATCTCTGCGTGATTACCTGACAACAACACATCTGGCACCTTATAACCTCGATATTCAACCGGTCGAGTATAATGAGGATGCTCAAGCAGTCCAGTAGAAAATGAATCTTTTTCGTGAGATTCTGCATTGCCCAGTACATTAGGCAATAGTCTAACGACACTATCTACAATAGTCATAGCTGCCAATTCTCCACCTGTTAATACGAAATCTCCAAGTGAAATTTCATCTGTGATCAGATGTTCTCGAATTCGCTCATCATAACCTTCATAATGACCACAAATGAAAATAAGCTCTTCTTCTTTTGCTAATTCTTCTGCTTTTTTCTGCGTAAATCGCTCCCCTTGAGGGCAAAGTAGAACGATTCGGCGTTTTTGTTGTTTATTCGTAGTTAAAGAATCTATTGCGTTAAATAGTGGTTCAGGTTTCAATACCATCCCAGCTCCACCGCCATAAGGGTAATCATCTACCTGATGATGCTTGTTTCCTGAAAAATCTCTAAAGTTCACGACATTAAGTACAACTTCATTCTTTTCCTGTGCTTTTTTCAAAATGGATGTATTAAAAACACCTTCAAACATTTCTGGAAATAGAGAAAGAATGTGAATATTCATCATGATAATAGACCTTCTAACACTTCAATAACAATTTTCTTATTATCAACGTCTACTGACTTTACTACATCTTCAATGTATGGGATGTAATGTGTTTTCCCTTTTGCAGGCTGAACTGCCCAAACATCGTTGGCACCTGTTTCAAGAATTTCTGTAACAGTTCCGATCGTTTCGCCTTCTGTAGACAAAACTGTACATCCGATTATTTCATGATAGTAAAATTCATTTTCTTCTAATTCTGAAAGGTACTTATCAGATACTTTTAAAATAGCGTCTCTAAAAGGTTCTACATCTTTCAATAATGAATAGCCTTCAAATGTCAATAAATCAAAGTTTTTATGCTTTCGATGAGTAGCTACTTTAACGGTGATTGGTTTCGATCCATCTGCTTTAAACAGCCCTAGCTCACTACCCACTTCATAACGTTCATCTGCAAAGTCTGTTTTGGAGATAACACGAACCTCACCCCATATACCATGCGTATTGACTATCTTACCAACGTTAAACCATTCCATGAATATTTTTTACCTCCTATCAAAAAAGGAAGAACAAATTGTTCTCCCTCTTTGTACATTAATCTAAAATGTCGACATATGTTTTTTTCTTTTGGTGACTGCCTGCTGCTGAGTAAACAATAGTACGAATCGCTTTCGCTACCCGCCCTTGTTTGCCAATTACTTTTCCCATATCTTCAGGATGAACAGAAAGTTTGTAAACTATACGGTTTACATTTTCTTCTTTAACAACCTGAACCTTATCTGGATAATCAACTAATGGTTTGACGATTGCTTCGATCAGCTGCTTCACATTGTCCCCTCCGATTATTTGCCGAGTTTTGCGTTATGGAATTTTTCCATAATACCTTGTTCTGAGAACAAGTTACGTACTGTATCAGATGGCTTTGCGCCGTCTTGAAGCCATTTTAACGCTAACTCTTCGTTAATTTTAACTTCAGCTGGTTTTGTAAGTGGGTTGTAAGTACCTACTGTTTCAATTTGACGACCATCACGTGGTGAGCGAGAGTCTGCTACTACAATACGATAGAAAGGAGATTTTTTTGCTCCCATACGTTTTAAACGAATTTTAACTGCCATTTTTATTGCACCTCCGAATAGTTTCACACAAGATAGTATATTATCAAGCTTTTATTTGTTTGTAAAGTGTTTTTTCTTAACACCCTAATTTTTTCAGGGAAAATTATTTAAAAAGTGAGTCTAAACCAGGCATTTTCATCTTTTTCTTCCCTTTTTGTTGCATGTTTGTCATTTGTTTCATCATTTTTTTCATATCTTCAAACTGCTTCAATAGTCTATTGATATCTTGAATAGACGTACCAGATCCTTTAGCAATTCTTTTCTTCCTAGGACCATTAATAATTTCAGGAGTTGTTTTTTCTTGCGTAGTCATGGAATAAATAATCGCTTCGACACGATCCATTTGCTTTTCATCCACTTTTGCATTCTCTAGTCCTTTAATTTTGCCTGCTCCTGGGAGCATTTTCAAAATTTCGTCCAACGGTCCCATCTTCTTCACTTGACTAATTTGTTCTAAAAAGTCATCAAAAGTAAAAGATTGCGTACGGAATTTTTCTTCTAATTCCTTCGCTTTTTCTTCATCAACATTTGCTTGTGCCTTCTCAATCAGAGACATCATATCTCCCATACCTAAAATTCGAGAAGCCATTCGCTCTGGATGGAAAGGTTCAAGAGCATCCATCTTTTCACCCATACCAACAAACTTAATAGGTTTTTGCGTAACAGAACGGATAGATAAAGCCGCTCCGCCTCGAGTATCCCCATCAAGCTTCGTTAATACGACACCGGAAATGCCAATGGATTCGTTAAAATTATTAGCTACATTGACTGCATCCTGCCCAGTCATTGCATCTACCACTAAAAACACTTCATCTGGTTCTTTGATGGCACGAATATCTTTTAATTCTTGCATAAGGGTTTCATCAATATGAAGTCGACCCGCAGTATCAATGATCACAACATCGTTATGCTCTGCTTTTGCATGCTCCATCGCTTGTTTTACGATTTCTACAGGTGAAATATCAGTACCTAATGCGAAAACAGGTAATGATAACTGCTTACCAATTGTTTCAAGCTGCTTAACAGCTGCAGGACGGTAAATATCAGCCGCTACTAATAGTGGCTTTTTATTGTATTTTTTGCGTAATACATTCGCAAGCTTTCCAGTAGTGGTTGTTTTACCAGCACCTTGAAGACCAACCATCATAATTACGGTAGGTGGTCTTGATGAAAAAGAAATTTGACTTTGTTCTCCACCCATTAACTCTGTCAATTCGTCTTTCACAATTTTAATGACTTGTTGACCAGGTGTTAAGCTTTTCATTACATCTTGCCCAACAGCTCGTTCCGAAACATTTTTGACGAATTCCTTTACTACTTTCAAGTTTACGTCTGCTTCGAGTAGTGCATAACGAACGTCTCTCATCATTTCTTTTACATCTGCTTCAGAAATCTTTCCTTTACCTTTAATTTTCTGAAGCGTTCCTTGGAGTCGCTCAGCTAATCCTTCAAATGCCATGCATGCCGCCTCCTAATCCCATTCTTTTAATTGATTAATGAGTTCAATCAGTTTATCTTCAGATGATTGCTCCTTTGCTAAAAGCAATAGCTGCTCTATCGTTTCCTGACGTTTTTCAAATTTCGTAAAGAGGTTAAGTTTTTCTTCATACTCCTCTAACATTGCTTCTGTACGACGTATATTATCATAAACAGCTTGTCTGGAAATATCATATTCTTCTGCAATTTCTCCAAGGGATAAATCATCTAAATAATAAAGCTGCATATAGCTTCTTTGCTTATCTGTTAATAATGCCTGGTAAAAATCGAAGAGAAAATTCATGCGTGTTGTTTTTTCAATCATTCCCATCTCTCCTTACCAATTCAATTACATCCTCTAGTTTATTAATTGAGGATACAACTGTCAAGTATTTTTACTTGTCTCAGACTGTTGACAAGCGCTCGCATTCTTCGTTGCTTGCTCCTGCGCAAAGCTCGTCGCAGCTGGCGCGCAGGCCCACAGGAAGTGGGTCATGCGACCGTTGCGACATGGATGTCGCGATTTTAGGTAGCCTAGAATGACAAGCGTTTTCAAGACAGTCTGAGATGACCCTACAATCTGCGTCTAGTATTTACTTGTCTTCATTTTCTTCATTTTCACTTTCCAGCTCTAATCCTTCAGCAAAAAGTCCATACACGTATTTTTCGGAATCGAATGGTTGTAAATCATCCATTTGTTCGCCTAGTCCAACAAATTTTACAGGAATATGAAGTTTCGAACGTATCGCTAATACGATACCACCTTTTGCGGTACCATCTAGTTTCGTTAATACAATTCCAGTAACATTTGTTGCTTCTTTAAACGTCTGTGCCTGCACAAGTGCATTTTGTCCAGTTGTTGCATCTAGGGCTAGCAATACCTCATGAGGGGCATTTGGAACCTCACGCGAAATGACACGATGAATCTTTTCTAACTCATTCATCAAATTCACTTTATTTTGGAGTCGACCTGCGGTATCACAAATTAAAACATCCGCATTACGCGTTTTAGCCGCTCTAATCGCATCATACATAACAGCAGCAGGGTCAGAACCTTCCGCTTGTTTAATAACTTCTACGCCTACTCTATCGCCCCATACTTGAAGTTGGTCGATTGCCCCAGCACGGAAAGTATCCCCCGCTGCCAAAATGACTTTCTTTCCTTCGCTTTTTAAACGATGAGCAAGTTTCCCAATTGTAGTAGTCTTCCCTACCCCGTTCACGCCAACAAACAAAATAACGGATAAACTATCTTTCTCCAGTTGAAGCTCTGTAATATTTTCATCCCCAGCTTCATAAATTTCGACTAGTTTTTCTGAAATAACAGATTGAATGCCCGCAGTATCCTTCATATTTTTACGCTGTACTTCAAAACGTAAGGATTCCATTAATTCAGAAACTGTTTCAAAACCTACATCCGCTTGTAATAATATTTCTTCTAGTTCTTCGAAAAAATCTTCGTCTACTTTACGGTATTTAGCTACTAAATCATTTACTTTGGAAGTAAATTGGTTTCTTGTTTTCGCTAAACCTTCCTTAAATTTATTTGTAATCGAAACTGTTTCTTCTATCTCTTCCTTCGATCCAAGCATCTTATCCTTAAACTTCTTAAAAAAACTCATTCTCTAAGCTCCTTTTTAAGTTACTAATTCTTCTTCTAATTTTACTGAA encodes:
- the ylqF gene encoding ribosome biogenesis GTPase YlqF, whose amino-acid sequence is MTIQWFPGHMAKARREVTENLKLVDIVFELVDARLPLSSRNPMLDEVVHQKTRLLILNKMDMADEAQTRKWIAYFDSIGLPTVAINSLEGKGLQSVFKAAKELLKPKWDRMKERGIKPRAIRAMIVGIPNVGKSTLINRFAKKNIAKTGNTPGVTKRQQWIKVEKEIELLDTPGILWPKFEDQQVGYKLALTGAIKDAVINMEDLAVYGLRFLQEHYPKRMEERYQLTTVSEDLVDTFDHIGKLRRCFAGGGEIDYDQVAELIVRDIRNLHLGRLTFDFVTE
- a CDS encoding KH domain-containing protein, which translates into the protein MKQLIEAIVKPLVDYPDKVQVVKEENVNRIVYKLSVHPEDMGKVIGKQGRVAKAIRTIVYSAAGSHQKKKTYVDILD
- the rimM gene encoding ribosome maturation factor RimM (Essential for efficient processing of 16S rRNA), whose amino-acid sequence is MEWFNVGKIVNTHGIWGEVRVISKTDFADERYEVGSELGLFKADGSKPITVKVATHRKHKNFDLLTFEGYSLLKDVEPFRDAILKVSDKYLSELEENEFYYHEIIGCTVLSTEGETIGTVTEILETGANDVWAVQPAKGKTHYIPYIEDVVKSVDVDNKKIVIEVLEGLLS
- a CDS encoding EscU/YscU/HrcU family type III secretion system export apparatus switch protein, yielding MTEEKHFRKEAVALGYKPGIIDAPTILAKGKGKIADNILMKAKEHNVPIQEDRSLVELLGQLDINQSIPDELYQAVAEVFAFIYRIDQEKGKMN
- a CDS encoding ribonuclease HII: MLSLKDIKEKLENATSWEPWMSQLEDDSRIGAMKLLNTWKNRQQLLQMEIRAHNDKCYFDASFRKCHTDLVAGVDEAGRGPLAGPVVTAAVVLNENTDNLIGLNDSKQLTKKKRNELATKIKNNALSYFIHFQSVEKIDELNIYEATKQSMTKSVLSLKESPSIVLVDAMKLPIDMETHSIIKGDAKSLAIAAASILAKTARDNYMDQLHEEYPQYLFNKHAGYGTKQHVEMIYKYGPTIHHRKTFEPIKSILLK
- the trmD gene encoding tRNA (guanosine(37)-N1)-methyltransferase TrmD; the encoded protein is MNIHILSLFPEMFEGVFNTSILKKAQEKNEVVLNVVNFRDFSGNKHHQVDDYPYGGGAGMVLKPEPLFNAIDSLTTNKQQKRRIVLLCPQGERFTQKKAEELAKEEELIFICGHYEGYDERIREHLITDEISLGDFVLTGGELAAMTIVDSVVRLLPNVLGNAESHEKDSFSTGLLEHPHYTRPVEYRGYKVPDVLLSGNHAEIEKWRREQSLKRTLERRPELLESINLSKKDQEFINKYKKQ
- the rplS gene encoding 50S ribosomal protein L19; this translates as MQNIISEITKEQLRTDLPDFRPGDTVRVHVKVVEGTRERIQMYEGVVIKRRGGGISETFTVRKISSGVGVERTFPVHTPKIANLEVVRRGKVRRAKLYYLRDLRGKAARIKERR
- the lepB gene encoding signal peptidase I; amino-acid sequence: MERAKKEKNEMWEWSKALLIAFGIAAIIRFFLFTPIVVDGESMMPTLKNGDRMVVNKIGYMVGEPDRFDIVVFHAPEQKNYIKRVIGLPGDHVEYKNDQLFINGKEVEEPYLEQYKNEITEGSLTDDFTLEDIAQVDKIPEGFIFVMGDNRRYSKDSRHIGLVAIDEVIGNTNIVFWPFDEVGFVK
- the ffh gene encoding signal recognition particle protein, yielding MAFEGLAERLQGTLQKIKGKGKISEADVKEMMRDVRYALLEADVNLKVVKEFVKNVSERAVGQDVMKSLTPGQQVIKIVKDELTELMGGEQSQISFSSRPPTVIMMVGLQGAGKTTTTGKLANVLRKKYNKKPLLVAADIYRPAAVKQLETIGKQLSLPVFALGTDISPVEIVKQAMEHAKAEHNDVVIIDTAGRLHIDETLMQELKDIRAIKEPDEVFLVVDAMTGQDAVNVANNFNESIGISGVVLTKLDGDTRGGAALSIRSVTQKPIKFVGMGEKMDALEPFHPERMASRILGMGDMMSLIEKAQANVDEEKAKELEEKFRTQSFTFDDFLEQISQVKKMGPLDEILKMLPGAGKIKGLENAKVDEKQMDRVEAIIYSMTTQEKTTPEIINGPRKKRIAKGSGTSIQDINRLLKQFEDMKKMMKQMTNMQQKGKKKMKMPGLDSLFK
- the rpsP gene encoding 30S ribosomal protein S16 yields the protein MAVKIRLKRMGAKKSPFYRIVVADSRSPRDGRQIETVGTYNPLTKPAEVKINEELALKWLQDGAKPSDTVRNLFSEQGIMEKFHNAKLGK
- a CDS encoding putative DNA-binding protein, which codes for MIEKTTRMNFLFDFYQALLTDKQRSYMQLYYLDDLSLGEIAEEYDISRQAVYDNIRRTEAMLEEYEEKLNLFTKFEKRQETIEQLLLLAKEQSSEDKLIELINQLKEWD
- the ftsY gene encoding signal recognition particle-docking protein FtsY, translating into MSFFKKFKDKMLGSKEEIEETVSITNKFKEGLAKTRNQFTSKVNDLVAKYRKVDEDFFEELEEILLQADVGFETVSELMESLRFEVQRKNMKDTAGIQSVISEKLVEIYEAGDENITELQLEKDSLSVILFVGVNGVGKTTTIGKLAHRLKSEGKKVILAAGDTFRAGAIDQLQVWGDRVGVEVIKQAEGSDPAAVMYDAIRAAKTRNADVLICDTAGRLQNKVNLMNELEKIHRVISREVPNAPHEVLLALDATTGQNALVQAQTFKEATNVTGIVLTKLDGTAKGGIVLAIRSKLHIPVKFVGLGEQMDDLQPFDSEKYVYGLFAEGLELESENEENEDK